Within the Opitutales bacterium genome, the region AAACCACCTTGCCCATCCTCCACCGGCGGCGTCGGCAGTAAGTCGGTTGGCTCAGCCGGAATGATCGGCCCTAAAGGAACAGCTGGCGTCACCGACTCGGACGGTCGTGCACTGACTGGAATCATGATTGGCATGGGGGCAGATTCAACAGGTTTCAAGGTCGGACGTGGCTTAGGTTTTGGGGTCAAGCGAACGAGCTGTGGATCAGGCGCCATCCATTGAATACTCCCTGATCGTACATCGTAGACAGCCCCAACAATCTTCAGCAGCCCGTCCATCACACGTTGTTTCGTGAGGGGTGAGATCTCAAGGAGGTCGCTGATCGACTGTTGGACATTGGCTTGCACTGCAAAGGGCAATAGTTCTTCTCCAGACAACTCGGGAAAACGCTTTATAGCCTCTTCGACCGCAGGCACCATGTTGTCGAGCAGCCGAGGAAGGTTTCCCGGCAAAGCGGATTCCTCCAATACGGCCCGCACCGCAGCACAATCCGCATTGCCCAAGATCACAAGAAGCGGTGTGCCCAGTTGGTCGACGCCATACTCAATGGACGCGGCCTGATCCACATCCACGACCGCACCAGCGACCCGGACCACAAATAAATCGCCCAAACCCTGATCAAACAATATCTCAGGCGGCACTCGGCTATCACTGCTACAGAGAATAGTCGCTACTGGGTGATGTCCATGTTCAGCCAGAGCCTGCAATCGAGTCCGAGACTGCCTTGGATGCGCAGAATTCGCGGAGACAAACCGAGCGTTTCCCGACTTCAGCAGAGTCATCACCTCTTCCGGCATCATCGACGAGCCCGAAGTGCTCGCCGAGCTCATAGAGGAGGTCAAAAAGCTTGAACAAAGCAAAATAATCAGTGGACGCATGGCTCAAAAGTCGCCGAGGCATCCCGGCCCTTGAATGGCTTAACCCCTGCTGATTATTTACTTTCCAAAGGCGTCAAACACAAAAAACGGGTTATATCTTGTGATTCAGTGACGAACTGACCTAACTATTTAATACATGCAGAGTATCGGCGATAGACTCGAAGAAGCCCGCAAACGGCAAAACCTCACACTGAGAGAGGCATCTGATGCCACCAAAGTCAGGGTAGACTTTCTGACGGCATACGAGAAGAACGAGTTCGTCTTCGACCTCCCGGAAATCTACCGACGCGGATTCCTAAAAATTTACGCTTCCTTCCTGAAGCTCGACGTGAAGAAGGTGATGCTCGACTATTCAGCCCTCACTGCCTCAGCAGCATCAGGACGAGCAGCACGCCAAAGCCATCTGGCGCGCATGGACCTCGATCCTGCGGAGAATGCCACGTCACAAAATAAACCGTCCTTCCGCCCAACAGCCAGTGGTCTAAAGCGAGGCGATGAACACGCTGAAAACTCCGCCACCGCCTCAGGCAAACAAACCCCAATGCCCAAACTCCCAGGCAGCGTCGATTCAGGCACCCTTTGGAAGTTTGGATTAGTCATCGTCGGTGGCCTCCTAGGGATGGTCATTCTCATCCTCTTCGTCAATCAATGGACCCAAGTAGATCCAGACGACATTGACAGGCCTGTTTCCACAACGATGACCTCGACCGAAACCGGCGAAGACAACGCCGCATCCGCGCCCCAAGAAGCTCAGCAATTCACGCTAATCGCAGCCGGAGGCGATGTATTCGTACGCGTCACCGAAGTCGGCTCGGGCGCAGTCCTTCACAACGGCACCATCGCCGACGGAGGATCTGCCGACATATCGTCAAATGGCGCCGCCCGAATCATGTACACGGAACCCAACTTCTTCCGCGTCATCAAAAATGGTCAAACCTTTCGCGCTGCCGACGGCTCCCACCAAATGCGAACCGACCAGTTCTAGAGAGAAGTCTGACCCGTCCTCATGTTTTGTAGGATGATCGCGAGAGTGATTGCCATCGGACGAGTCAAAGATCAATTCAATCAACAGTCGTCATCTCCACGCTATCCAAGAGATCCGAGCTTGAATCAGTTCCAGCCATTCTAGCGCCCCAAAACTTTAGAACCTTGACGCCCAACCCACACGAGGCTTGTCTCCTCATCGAGTCGGGCCGTAGCGCAGTCTGGTAGCGCACTTCGCTGGGGGTGAAGGGGTCGCAGGTTCAAATCCTGTCGGCCCGACCATTTTGAGTTTTTGGAGTTCAATTCAAACTTCACATCAAACTGGAGGTGAGATACTTACAGTTTTTATGGTCCTGTCCTAATTTGTGCGAGAATCGGTAAAATCACCGCATAATCCGATTTTTGTGTCCCTATGTGTGTCCATAGCAGTCGTTATTGAGAAAGTTGAACTCTATACCAACGACTTACGAAAAAAGCCGACAGGTTGTCGGCCTGCCAACTTAAATCACACCTGAAGAGATCAAGACATCACTTTACAACCATGCTTTTTTGATGCTAGCATTAAAAAATGCATGGTTTAGATCGAAAACTTAAGCAGCGGGTTCTTGAGCTACTCGACTATTTCCCCGCGGTTGCACTACTAGGGCCACGCCAGTGCGGAAAAACAACACTCGCATTTGAGATCAAGGAAAGCTGGAGCAAGAAATCCACCTACCTTGACCTGGAAAATGCCGCAGACTTGGCGAAACTGGACGATAGCGTCGGCTATCTAAAACCCTTAGAAGAGCAATTGGTCATAATGGACGAGGTCCAGCACCGCCCTGCACTCTTCCCCGAAATACGCGGCCTAATTGATGACGGCCGACGCAGAGGGCTACGAAGCGGCCGGTTTCTATTCTTAGGTTCAGCATCTTATGAGCTACTCAAACAAAGCGGTGAAAGCCTTGCTGGGCGCATCGCATTTTTAGAGCTCACCCCATTTCGGTTCGATGAGGTGCGCCATGAGGAGATCGATAAGCTCTGGCTACGCGGAGGATTCCCCGACAGTTTTCTCGCACCAACAGAAAGCGTTTCCGCAGAATGGCGACGCAACTTTATAGACACCTATTTAACACGCGACTTAAGCATGTATGGAAAGGCGGACTCATTACCAGCGATGCGCGATCTCCTGAAAATGACTGCACATCTTCACAGCCAAGTTTTAAACGTGAGCCAGCTGGTCGAATCGCATGATTTCAGCCGACAGCAAATCAGCGACTATCTCGATCTTTTTGAGCACACATTCGTCATCCGCCGTTTGAAACCATACTTCACGAACGTAGGGAAGCGGCTCACAAAAAGACCGAAGATATATATTCGCGACAGCGGGCTGCTGCATCAATTAGTCGGAATCCAAGACTACGACACGCTAAGTGGGCACCCGATCAGAGGTGCCAGCTGGGAAGGCTTCGTCATCGAACAGATCACCGCCTTGCTTCCAAGCTGGGAGCCATACTTCTACCGCACATCTAATGGAGCGGAACTCGACCTACTCATGCTAAGAGGAGAGACAATTCTAGCTTTCGAGATCAAAGCTTCGGTCGAAGCGAAACTCACCAAAGGGTTTTACACTGCTTGCGAGGACATTAGGCCAAGTGAAACCTTCATCGTGTCACGTAATAACGGAACGTGGAATACTTCCAGCGGCGTCACCCACACCAATATCAATGATTTACGAAAAATTCTATCTAGCTACGCAGATTAGAATCCACGACAAAACGTGTCTAGTTCCGCCAAATTCTTGTATCCCTATGTGTGTCCATTAGACTTCAATAGAGCTCTAAGTTGCTGCACAAGAATGGGATAAGATTCACTTGGCAAAGGTTCAAATCCTGTCGGCCCGACCATTTTGAGTTTTTGGAGCTCGTGAAGTTTTACACATCGCACTGCGATAGAGCGACTTACAGGCTTTATTACTTTATCTCAATTTTCGCTAAATTCGGTAAAGCTACACCAAAATCCAAATTCTTGTGTCCCTATGTGTGTCCCAAGTGAACGCATTTTTCAAAGGCACGCTATTATTCAGTGACTTATGCAGAAAGCCGACTGGATTCGGCCCTGCCTGCGCCCAGAATGAAATTTTAAATACCTTGAGGTATTCAAATATTTACGCAATGACCCGCTTGAGGAGCCATGGAGGGAGTCGATTAAACTTGCGAGATAGCCAGAGTTGATGGTCTCTAGAAGCTGTTCATATGCTCGAATTTGCTAACCAAACAGATCAGGTAACATGGCCAAGCGTGACAAACCCATGGGCTTCTGCGATCGGATGTTTGCTCTACCAATTTGAACAAACTCAATGGCTCAATCGGCGAGAGCTGGAGAAGCGCCAATGGCCGCAGATCCAATCTATACTCAACTTCGCATACTCTAATTCTAGCCTATATCGGAAGCTCTACGATGAGCATGGAATCGATCCATCCACATTTCAGAACCTCGATGACCTATTGAACCTCCCAATCGTCAGTCGCGAGCAACTACAACGCAACGCAGACGATTGGTTCTGCAAAGAAATCCCCAAAGGCCACGGACAGATTCTCGATCACTTCACAAGTGGTTCTACTGGGCGCCCTCTTCACTCAAGGAGCACTAACCTGACACACTTAATAAAATGCGCTCTGATGATCAGGTCTCACAGTTGGGCCGCGCGCGATCTAAAACAGAGTGTCGTTTACATAACTGAAGCAAATCAAACGAGCGAAGTAAAACACTCGTCCACCTGGGAAAGCGCAACAAAGCACGTGCTAAAGACTGGGCGCTCTTCATCAATCCCTAT harbors:
- a CDS encoding carbonic anhydrase, with translation MSSASTSGSSMMPEEVMTLLKSGNARFVSANSAHPRQSRTRLQALAEHGHHPVATILCSSDSRVPPEILFDQGLGDLFVVRVAGAVVDVDQAASIEYGVDQLGTPLLVILGNADCAAVRAVLEESALPGNLPRLLDNMVPAVEEAIKRFPELSGEELLPFAVQANVQQSISDLLEISPLTKQRVMDGLLKIVGAVYDVRSGSIQWMAPDPQLVRLTPKPKPRPTLKPVESAPMPIMIPVSARPSESVTPAVPLGPIIPAEPTDLLPTPPVEDGQGGF
- a CDS encoding helix-turn-helix domain-containing protein → MQSIGDRLEEARKRQNLTLREASDATKVRVDFLTAYEKNEFVFDLPEIYRRGFLKIYASFLKLDVKKVMLDYSALTASAASGRAARQSHLARMDLDPAENATSQNKPSFRPTASGLKRGDEHAENSATASGKQTPMPKLPGSVDSGTLWKFGLVIVGGLLGMVILILFVNQWTQVDPDDIDRPVSTTMTSTETGEDNAASAPQEAQQFTLIAAGGDVFVRVTEVGSGAVLHNGTIADGGSADISSNGAARIMYTEPNFFRVIKNGQTFRAADGSHQMRTDQF
- a CDS encoding ATP-binding protein; the encoded protein is MHGLDRKLKQRVLELLDYFPAVALLGPRQCGKTTLAFEIKESWSKKSTYLDLENAADLAKLDDSVGYLKPLEEQLVIMDEVQHRPALFPEIRGLIDDGRRRGLRSGRFLFLGSASYELLKQSGESLAGRIAFLELTPFRFDEVRHEEIDKLWLRGGFPDSFLAPTESVSAEWRRNFIDTYLTRDLSMYGKADSLPAMRDLLKMTAHLHSQVLNVSQLVESHDFSRQQISDYLDLFEHTFVIRRLKPYFTNVGKRLTKRPKIYIRDSGLLHQLVGIQDYDTLSGHPIRGASWEGFVIEQITALLPSWEPYFYRTSNGAELDLLMLRGETILAFEIKASVEAKLTKGFYTACEDIRPSETFIVSRNNGTWNTSSGVTHTNINDLRKILSSYAD